The following are encoded together in the Acidobacteriota bacterium genome:
- a CDS encoding tyrosine-type recombinase/integrase produces MSRLVVPLSDARIRRTKAGATPVRLSDGDGLFLLVQPSGSALWRFDYILQGRRSTLSFGAYPEVSLALARQRRAEVRAKVAAGIDPSRERREAREAAVQAMTFAEVADEWLERQKHVLAAVTFEKATWMLKSLVNPWLGKRPIAEIEPPELLSVLRRIESRGKHETAHRTKQRCGQVFRYAIATGRAQRDPSADLRDALTPVRSQHRAAVTHPEQVGELLNAIDGYHGSFVVRAALQLAPLVFVRPGELRKAEWSEIDLDAAEWRIPAERMKMREAHIVPLSTQAVAILQELRPLTEHSRYVFPSIRTITRPMSDGTINAALRRLGYDSDQHVGHGFRAMASTLLNEMGWAPDVIERQLAHAPRNKVRAAYNRAQHLAERRKMMQVWADFLAGLR; encoded by the coding sequence ATGTCACGTCTGGTCGTGCCCCTCAGCGATGCGCGGATCCGGCGAACGAAGGCCGGCGCCACGCCCGTCCGCCTGTCCGACGGCGACGGCCTCTTCCTGCTGGTCCAGCCGAGCGGCTCTGCCCTCTGGCGGTTTGACTACATCCTTCAGGGCCGCCGCAGCACGCTGTCGTTCGGCGCCTACCCCGAGGTGTCGCTGGCGCTCGCCCGGCAGCGCCGGGCGGAGGTGCGGGCGAAAGTCGCCGCCGGCATCGACCCCAGCCGTGAGCGGCGGGAGGCCCGCGAGGCGGCCGTCCAAGCGATGACGTTCGCCGAGGTCGCCGACGAGTGGCTCGAGCGGCAGAAGCACGTGCTCGCGGCGGTCACGTTCGAGAAGGCGACCTGGATGCTGAAGTCGCTGGTCAACCCGTGGCTCGGCAAGCGCCCGATCGCGGAGATCGAGCCACCGGAGCTGCTCTCGGTGCTGCGCCGCATCGAGAGTCGCGGGAAGCACGAGACCGCCCATCGCACCAAGCAGCGCTGCGGCCAGGTTTTCCGCTACGCCATCGCCACCGGACGTGCGCAGCGTGACCCGTCGGCCGACCTCCGCGACGCGCTCACGCCCGTGCGATCGCAGCACCGCGCGGCGGTCACGCACCCGGAGCAGGTGGGCGAACTCCTGAACGCCATCGACGGGTACCATGGGAGCTTCGTCGTCCGGGCGGCGCTCCAACTCGCGCCGCTCGTCTTCGTCCGCCCGGGAGAACTCCGGAAGGCGGAGTGGAGTGAGATCGACCTCGATGCCGCTGAGTGGCGCATCCCAGCGGAGCGCATGAAAATGCGCGAGGCGCACATCGTGCCACTGAGCACCCAGGCCGTCGCCATCCTGCAGGAGCTCAGGCCGCTCACCGAGCACTCGCGCTACGTGTTCCCGTCCATCCGCACCATCACGCGGCCAATGAGCGACGGCACCATCAACGCCGCGCTGCGACGACTGGGTTACGACTCCGACCAGCACGTTGGCCACGGCTTCCGTGCGATGGCCTCCACGCTGCTGAATGAGATGGGCTGGGCGCCGGACGTCATCGAGCGCCAGCTAGCGCACGCCCCGCGCAACAAGGTGCGAGCGGCCTACAACCGCGCGCAGCACCTGGCGGAGCGGCGGAAGATGATGCAGGTTTGGGCCGACTTCCTAGCCGGCTTGCGATGA
- a CDS encoding DEAD/DEAH box helicase → MPLNPSSLTSDLIEQYSSYLRSRFHFRDADLRAQFAKALGGDRPLHAGPYLEVLPAFRAARSIRELSADGVLAPEFLKLAPKAADIERPLYLHQEEAITKIQDGRNVVVATGTGSGKTETYLLPIISHLFETLSAGPRRPAVRALLVYPMNALANDQLRRIRQLLADVPSLTFGRYTGETPQTKDKGEARFRQMWPHEPVLRNELKSREEMWAAPPDILITNFAMLEYLLVRPQEAVFFAPGTAEFLRFLVFDEVHTYDGAKGCEIAMLLRRLKHRIGATERGRLRCIATSATLGGGKDFPDVAAFAEQLFDEPFEWGDRASRHDVVQAHRVEYVEPARTWCPESSLYQRLADALTSSDPGAALLRTCRATRLPTDVVDEALRALDVEDGADAAASDQESADDEWGWGTPAAARTEAAPADAAHINRALHVLLQGDERIVRLRRACDKGARPINELARVVFEDPLAPAVDGRLLALIGLAGRATAPDGQTTLLRARYHFMLRALEGGFVCFGKHDDGAPHLHLERRTTCAEHGRDHKTFEIGVCRRCGEAVIAGSLQRDPITHRDIVGSDDPTQDALVEDSGRVQRVFLSLAAAGTERIDEDELDAVDEAAAIGGDKVKLCVRCGTLAEAGVQGDVCECGPQADVREAFKLEARAGDLKACPSCGTRSLQREVLQRLYTGPDEPVAEVATTLFQSANRDHLDKGAPKQKLLTFSDSRQDAAFFAPYLDSLYKASLRRRVMLAAIEAADGAMAVPDLATRLAQEIEQRHWLGINATTGEIQTEAWRWVVGELLRTSRDRRSLEELALVRFALRRFPDVPAPPPLLRAPWNFTEQEAWALVEVLVDSLRDRFIMASPPGIVRDDEVYLPGRGDIAIAVKRTPNDPGTRSWVPELAHLSNARLDYLERLATRRGLAVSAEQIRTFLAQLFTRYLTEPAGAFVKRYFEADNRNLAQGVVYRLSPRGWEVSPARLSGTAHRCTRCGVRTFTSISGVCPTYRCDGELHADVARDDRANYFERRYREMAALWLVAREHTAQLDSDTASDYQNLFFEGQIDVLSCSTTFELGVDLGELETVLMRNVPPTPANYAQRAGRAGRRLGSAAFVVSYAQRRSHDLTYFGEPLRMIAGRVRPPSFRLDNERIVRRHVYATALAEFFLSQPSAFGKGRQSDLFGGDVAAESRVGELVTFLEGHPAGLGAGLQFIVPASLQGELGIKSWGWLPRFLSTGVTSVASVQAEYRRDSDYYLGVEQEESRAGHHKRAGLMKWVRSTVQRRPLLGVLANRGLFPKYGFPVDVVELEVAPEAINNVVRGEGHSADSFGLSLQRDLRLAIAEYAPGSEVVAAGHVWQSAGLKVLPDQRLEERRYLTCGCGAFQLLAPGEEPAACPNCGAAHNGRFRTYIKPEFGFVTTTQTPKRSTTRRPGRQYASRLAFAGYLGSLPQEYTERYPGIRVGTPRQGRLVSINTGSANRGFRVCQSCGAAEVIPHKGLPFLQSHKSPRGRDCTGQVSYQIDLGHDFITDVLEIHLNTHLPMRVADWWSVGYAIAEGTTSALGIKRDDIDLALRLAPEGGYSVFLTDSVPGGAGHVARIHEHLPLVLRKALDRVEHCACEETTSCYQCLRTYSNQRMHARLSRGVAAAFLREALEPARTSGRVRPPASPASEDPLGLILDADVRDVLRTLVPHDVPVPEVGFEIVDEQGAVAGEFEAAWPASHVGLVLEAPDAPMPAPWRVLRAEDFLARPASLTELLAGPVS, encoded by the coding sequence ATGCCCCTGAACCCCAGCTCGCTGACCAGTGACCTGATCGAGCAGTACTCGAGCTACCTTCGCAGTCGCTTTCACTTCCGCGACGCGGACCTGCGCGCGCAGTTCGCCAAGGCGCTGGGTGGCGATCGCCCGCTGCATGCGGGCCCATACCTCGAAGTACTTCCGGCGTTCAGGGCTGCTCGCAGCATCCGCGAGTTGAGCGCCGACGGTGTCCTTGCGCCTGAGTTCCTGAAGCTCGCCCCGAAGGCCGCCGACATTGAGCGGCCCCTCTATCTCCACCAGGAAGAGGCGATCACGAAGATTCAGGACGGGCGCAACGTCGTCGTGGCGACCGGCACGGGCAGCGGCAAGACCGAGACCTATCTGCTGCCGATCATCAGCCACCTGTTCGAGACGCTGTCGGCGGGCCCTCGCCGCCCCGCGGTGCGCGCGCTGCTGGTGTATCCGATGAACGCGCTCGCGAACGACCAGCTTAGACGAATCCGGCAGTTGCTCGCCGACGTGCCATCGCTGACCTTTGGTCGTTACACGGGCGAGACTCCGCAGACGAAGGACAAGGGCGAGGCGCGCTTCCGTCAGATGTGGCCGCATGAGCCAGTGCTGCGCAACGAACTCAAGAGCCGCGAAGAGATGTGGGCAGCCCCGCCCGACATCCTGATCACGAACTTCGCGATGCTGGAGTACCTCCTCGTCCGTCCGCAGGAAGCCGTCTTCTTCGCGCCTGGCACGGCCGAGTTCCTGAGGTTCCTCGTCTTCGACGAAGTCCACACCTACGACGGCGCGAAAGGCTGCGAGATTGCGATGCTGCTACGACGGCTGAAGCATCGCATCGGGGCGACCGAGCGCGGACGCCTGCGATGCATCGCGACGAGCGCGACACTGGGCGGCGGGAAGGACTTCCCGGACGTCGCGGCATTTGCCGAACAGTTGTTCGATGAGCCGTTTGAATGGGGTGACCGAGCCAGCCGGCACGATGTCGTCCAGGCACACCGCGTCGAGTACGTCGAACCCGCTCGAACGTGGTGCCCTGAATCGTCGCTTTATCAACGGCTCGCCGACGCATTGACGTCGTCAGACCCCGGTGCGGCCTTGCTGCGCACCTGTCGCGCGACCAGGCTGCCAACGGATGTCGTGGACGAGGCCCTCAGGGCGCTCGACGTCGAGGATGGGGCTGATGCGGCAGCGTCAGACCAGGAATCGGCCGACGACGAGTGGGGCTGGGGAACGCCGGCGGCAGCTCGCACAGAGGCCGCGCCGGCCGACGCTGCGCACATCAACCGCGCGTTGCATGTGCTGCTGCAGGGCGACGAGCGTATCGTTCGCCTTCGACGCGCCTGTGACAAGGGAGCGCGCCCGATCAATGAACTTGCGCGAGTCGTGTTCGAGGACCCCCTCGCTCCCGCGGTCGACGGCCGCCTCCTGGCGCTGATTGGGCTGGCCGGCCGAGCAACAGCGCCGGATGGGCAGACCACGCTTCTGCGCGCTCGCTATCACTTCATGCTGCGTGCGCTCGAGGGCGGCTTCGTCTGCTTTGGGAAGCACGACGATGGTGCCCCGCACCTGCACCTGGAGCGGCGCACGACGTGTGCCGAGCACGGTCGCGACCACAAGACATTCGAGATTGGCGTTTGTCGCCGCTGCGGTGAAGCCGTGATCGCGGGAAGTCTTCAGCGAGACCCGATCACGCACCGTGACATCGTCGGCAGCGACGATCCGACTCAGGACGCCCTGGTGGAGGACTCCGGACGTGTGCAGCGGGTGTTCCTGTCTTTGGCAGCGGCCGGGACAGAACGAATCGACGAGGACGAACTCGACGCCGTCGACGAGGCGGCAGCGATCGGAGGCGACAAGGTCAAGCTCTGCGTTCGCTGTGGAACACTTGCGGAAGCAGGCGTGCAGGGTGACGTGTGTGAATGCGGTCCGCAGGCCGATGTTCGCGAGGCGTTCAAGTTGGAGGCGCGGGCTGGCGACTTGAAGGCCTGCCCGTCCTGTGGGACGCGCTCGCTGCAAAGGGAAGTGCTGCAACGGCTGTACACGGGACCAGACGAGCCAGTCGCCGAAGTGGCGACGACGTTGTTCCAGTCGGCCAATCGCGACCACCTCGACAAGGGTGCGCCGAAGCAGAAGCTCCTGACCTTTTCCGACAGCCGACAGGACGCTGCGTTTTTTGCACCGTACCTGGACAGCCTGTACAAGGCATCCCTGCGTCGCCGCGTGATGCTCGCGGCTATCGAGGCGGCTGACGGAGCGATGGCGGTTCCTGACTTGGCCACACGACTGGCTCAGGAGATCGAACAGCGCCACTGGCTTGGAATCAACGCCACCACCGGCGAGATCCAGACCGAGGCGTGGCGGTGGGTTGTGGGCGAACTGCTGCGCACGTCACGCGATCGCCGTAGCCTGGAGGAACTGGCACTCGTCCGGTTCGCGTTGCGCCGTTTCCCCGACGTGCCAGCGCCGCCACCGCTGCTCCGCGCACCGTGGAACTTCACCGAGCAGGAGGCATGGGCGCTCGTCGAAGTGCTGGTCGACAGCCTGCGTGATCGCTTCATCATGGCGTCGCCTCCGGGAATCGTCCGCGATGACGAGGTGTACCTCCCCGGCCGCGGAGACATCGCGATCGCGGTCAAGCGCACGCCGAATGACCCGGGAACGCGGTCCTGGGTGCCGGAGCTGGCGCATCTCTCCAATGCCCGGCTCGATTATCTCGAGCGGCTCGCGACGCGCCGCGGGTTGGCGGTGAGCGCAGAACAGATTCGAACCTTCCTGGCCCAGCTGTTCACGCGCTACCTGACCGAGCCGGCCGGTGCATTCGTCAAGCGGTACTTCGAGGCCGACAATCGAAATCTCGCGCAGGGTGTCGTCTATCGTCTGTCGCCACGCGGATGGGAGGTGTCACCGGCGCGTCTGTCTGGCACGGCCCACAGGTGTACCCGGTGCGGTGTGCGGACGTTCACGTCGATCAGCGGCGTCTGCCCGACCTATCGTTGTGACGGCGAACTCCACGCTGATGTGGCACGAGACGATCGTGCCAACTACTTCGAGCGTCGCTACCGCGAGATGGCGGCACTGTGGCTGGTCGCCCGCGAGCACACGGCGCAACTCGACTCCGACACGGCGTCGGACTACCAGAACCTGTTCTTCGAAGGGCAGATCGACGTCCTGAGCTGCTCCACGACCTTCGAGCTCGGCGTGGACCTCGGCGAGCTCGAGACCGTGCTGATGCGAAACGTGCCGCCCACACCCGCCAACTACGCGCAGCGCGCTGGCCGTGCGGGCCGCCGCCTCGGCAGCGCGGCGTTCGTGGTGTCGTACGCGCAGCGCCGCTCGCACGATCTCACGTACTTCGGCGAACCACTTCGCATGATCGCCGGCCGCGTGCGCCCGCCGTCGTTCCGGCTCGACAACGAGCGGATCGTTCGTCGTCACGTCTACGCCACCGCCCTGGCGGAGTTCTTCCTGTCGCAGCCGAGTGCCTTCGGCAAGGGGCGACAGAGCGACTTGTTCGGCGGCGACGTCGCGGCCGAATCGCGGGTGGGCGAACTGGTGACATTCCTCGAAGGACATCCTGCTGGTCTCGGAGCGGGCCTGCAGTTCATCGTGCCCGCGTCGCTACAAGGTGAGCTCGGGATCAAGTCGTGGGGATGGCTACCGCGGTTCCTTTCGACTGGAGTGACGTCGGTCGCGAGCGTGCAGGCAGAGTACCGGCGGGACAGCGACTACTACCTGGGCGTTGAGCAGGAGGAGTCCAGGGCGGGGCACCACAAGCGAGCGGGGCTGATGAAGTGGGTGCGCAGCACGGTTCAGCGGCGCCCGTTGCTCGGCGTGCTGGCCAATCGCGGCTTGTTTCCCAAGTATGGGTTCCCGGTCGATGTCGTCGAGCTGGAAGTCGCACCGGAGGCCATCAACAACGTCGTGCGCGGCGAGGGGCACAGTGCAGACAGTTTCGGATTGTCGCTGCAGCGAGATCTCCGTCTCGCCATCGCCGAGTACGCGCCTGGGAGTGAAGTCGTCGCGGCAGGCCACGTGTGGCAAAGCGCGGGACTCAAGGTGCTGCCCGACCAGCGGCTCGAAGAGCGGCGCTATTTGACCTGTGGATGCGGCGCATTTCAGCTGCTCGCCCCAGGAGAAGAACCCGCGGCGTGCCCGAACTGTGGTGCCGCGCACAATGGGCGGTTCCGCACCTACATCAAGCCGGAGTTCGGGTTCGTGACGACGACGCAGACGCCGAAGCGATCGACGACGCGCCGGCCAGGCCGCCAATACGCCTCCCGGCTGGCGTTTGCCGGCTACCTCGGAAGCCTGCCTCAGGAGTATACGGAGCGCTATCCGGGCATCCGCGTGGGAACGCCGCGGCAGGGGCGCCTTGTCAGTATCAACACCGGCTCCGCCAACCGCGGCTTCCGGGTCTGTCAATCATGCGGGGCTGCCGAGGTCATCCCGCACAAAGGCTTGCCGTTCCTGCAGTCGCACAAGAGTCCTCGCGGCCGCGATTGTACTGGGCAGGTCAGCTATCAGATCGACCTCGGCCATGACTTCATCACCGATGTTCTCGAGATCCACTTGAACACGCACCTGCCGATGCGTGTCGCCGACTGGTGGTCCGTCGGCTATGCCATTGCGGAAGGCACGACCTCCGCGCTCGGCATCAAGCGTGACGACATCGACCTTGCGCTCAGGCTCGCGCCGGAGGGCGGCTACTCGGTGTTCCTCACAGACTCGGTGCCTGGCGGCGCTGGCCACGTGGCGCGCATCCACGAACACCTGCCGCTCGTCCTCCGGAAGGCGCTGGATCGCGTGGAGCACTGCGCGTGTGAAGAGACCACGAGTTGCTACCAGTGCCTGCGCACGTACAGCAACCAGCGCATGCATGCGCGGCTTTCTCGAGGCGTGGCCGCCGCCTTCCTGCGCGAGGCCCTCGAACCGGCCCGGACCTCAGGTCGGGTCCGGCCGCCTGCCAGCCCGGCGAGCGAGGATCCCCTCGGCCTGATTCTCGACGCCGACGTCAGGGACGTCCTCCGCACGCTGGTCCCGCATGACGTTCCTGTTCCGGAGGTCGGCTTCGAGATCGTCGATGAACAAGGAGCAGTGGCCGGCGAGTTCGAGGCTGCGTGGCCGGCCAGCCACGTCGGCCTCGTGCTCGAGGCGCCGGACGCGCCCATGCCGGCGCCCTGGCGCGTGCTCAGGGCCGAGGACTTCCTGGCGCGGCCGGCTTCCCTGACCGAACTGCTCGCGGGCCCTGTCTCGTGA
- a CDS encoding IS21 family transposase, giving the protein MSNVLDQSTQQQILALGRLGWTLSRIQTATGVRRETVSGYLKAAGIAVRGRGRPGALAKPAMSVAPVSTDSGAAPAPAPPAAGPSRAPSASACAPYRELIEDARARGRNAMAIWQDLVDTHGFPGRYASVRRFVAGLRGATSPAAHAVITTAPGEEGQVDYGEGPMVRHPSTGKHRRTRLFVLTLGYSRKAVRLLVWTSSTQIWAELHERAFRRLGGTVRVIVLDNLKEGVLTPDVYDPTLNPLYRDVLAPYGVVALPCRVRDPDRKGKVESAIGHTQRTPLQGLRFETLDAAQAHLDQWETRWADTRIHGTTKRQVAAMFAEEQPALGALPVEPFRYYRFGVRTVHLDGCVEVEAAYYGVPPGWIGRQVDVQWTDLHVRILAPTTGQLLREHVRAPRGWHRIADADRPARTPAKVLALLAAAHRVGPALGAVADYLQQHEGARAVRHLLGLLSLVKKHGGAVVEDAATAARDLGAPSYRFVRRYLDRRPPVPLTLRQVDPLIRQVTLYRDLIDRTTGDPHDPQ; this is encoded by the coding sequence ATGAGCAACGTCTTGGACCAGAGCACGCAGCAGCAGATTCTCGCGTTGGGCCGGCTCGGCTGGACCCTGTCGCGCATCCAGACGGCGACCGGTGTCCGCCGAGAGACGGTGAGCGGCTACCTGAAGGCCGCCGGCATTGCGGTGCGCGGTCGCGGCCGGCCGGGGGCACTGGCAAAACCGGCAATGTCCGTCGCCCCGGTGTCCACCGACTCTGGCGCGGCGCCAGCCCCCGCGCCGCCCGCGGCCGGGCCGAGCCGCGCACCGTCGGCCAGCGCGTGTGCGCCCTACCGCGAGCTGATCGAGGACGCGCGGGCGCGGGGTCGGAACGCGATGGCGATCTGGCAGGACCTGGTCGACACGCACGGCTTTCCGGGGCGCTATGCGAGCGTCCGCCGCTTCGTCGCCGGCCTGCGCGGCGCCACGTCCCCGGCGGCGCACGCCGTCATCACCACGGCGCCCGGCGAGGAAGGGCAGGTCGATTACGGCGAGGGCCCGATGGTCCGTCATCCGTCGACGGGCAAGCATCGCCGGACGCGGCTCTTCGTCCTCACCCTGGGCTACTCGCGCAAGGCGGTGCGGTTGCTCGTCTGGACGTCGAGCACGCAGATTTGGGCCGAACTCCATGAGCGCGCGTTTCGGCGCCTGGGCGGCACGGTGCGGGTCATCGTGCTCGACAACCTCAAGGAGGGCGTGCTCACGCCCGACGTCTACGACCCCACGCTCAATCCGCTCTACCGCGATGTGCTCGCGCCCTATGGCGTCGTCGCGCTGCCCTGTCGGGTGCGGGATCCGGATCGCAAGGGCAAGGTCGAATCGGCCATCGGGCACACGCAGCGCACGCCACTGCAGGGCCTGCGCTTCGAGACGCTCGACGCGGCGCAAGCCCATCTCGATCAGTGGGAGACTCGGTGGGCCGACACGCGCATCCACGGCACGACGAAGCGACAGGTCGCCGCGATGTTTGCCGAGGAGCAGCCCGCGCTTGGGGCGCTGCCGGTCGAGCCGTTTCGGTACTACCGCTTCGGCGTCCGCACCGTCCACCTCGATGGCTGCGTCGAAGTCGAGGCCGCCTACTACGGCGTGCCGCCCGGCTGGATCGGTCGGCAGGTCGACGTGCAATGGACCGACCTCCACGTCCGGATCCTCGCGCCCACGACCGGGCAGCTCCTGCGCGAGCACGTCCGCGCGCCGCGGGGCTGGCATCGGATTGCCGACGCCGACCGGCCGGCGCGGACGCCCGCCAAAGTGCTCGCCCTGCTCGCGGCTGCGCATCGCGTGGGCCCCGCGCTCGGGGCCGTCGCCGATTACCTCCAGCAGCACGAGGGCGCCCGCGCGGTCCGGCATCTCCTCGGCTTGCTGAGCCTCGTCAAGAAGCACGGCGGGGCGGTCGTCGAGGACGCCGCCACCGCCGCGCGCGATCTGGGCGCCCCGTCGTATCGCTTTGTCCGTCGCTATCTCGATCGTCGGCCCCCGGTGCCGCTCACGCTGCGCCAGGTCGATCCCCTGATTCGCCAAGTCACGCTCTATCGCGATCTCATCGATCGCACGACCGGAGACCCGCATGACCCTCAGTGA
- a CDS encoding ATP-binding protein: protein MTLSELDRALRQLRLSGMAAVLEIRLRQAQTERLPPLDLVAALVTDELQRRQDRLLERRHKLARFRDPQRSLDTFDFAFNPKMNRALVYDLATTRFIAQREDVLFLGPPGTGKSHLAQALGHAAIRQGYRVIYREAHALLEDLADATLAGTRKQTLTELGTVPLLIIDDLGMRKLPHTAAEELLELIMRRYERASTLLTSNRPVDDWGKLLGDTAAVTALLDRLLHHAHVLTCGPRSWRTKLTTDLPPGERLG, encoded by the coding sequence ATGACCCTCAGTGAACTCGACCGCGCCTTACGGCAGCTGCGCCTCTCGGGTATGGCCGCCGTCCTCGAGATCCGCCTGCGCCAAGCGCAGACCGAGCGGCTGCCGCCGCTCGATCTCGTCGCCGCGCTGGTCACCGACGAACTGCAGCGCCGGCAGGATCGCCTCCTTGAGCGGCGCCACAAGCTCGCGCGCTTTCGCGATCCGCAGCGCTCGCTCGACACCTTTGACTTTGCCTTCAACCCCAAGATGAATCGGGCGCTCGTCTACGACCTCGCCACCACGCGCTTCATCGCCCAGCGCGAGGACGTCCTCTTCCTCGGCCCCCCCGGCACGGGCAAGAGTCATCTCGCGCAGGCGCTCGGCCATGCCGCGATTCGTCAGGGCTACCGCGTGATCTACCGCGAAGCCCACGCGCTGCTCGAAGACCTCGCCGACGCCACCCTGGCGGGCACGCGCAAGCAGACGCTGACGGAACTGGGGACCGTGCCGCTCCTGATCATCGATGACCTCGGTATGCGCAAGCTGCCGCATACGGCGGCCGAGGAACTCCTCGAGCTGATCATGCGGCGCTACGAGCGGGCCTCCACGCTGCTGACCTCGAACCGGCCCGTCGACGACTGGGGCAAGCTCCTGGGCGACACCGCGGCGGTCACCGCGCTACTCGACCGCCTCCTGCACCACGCCCACGTCCTCACGTGCGGGCCGCGCAGCTGGCGCACGAAACTGACGACCGATTTGCCCCCAGGGGAGCGCCTGGGATAG